DNA sequence from the Cetobacterium somerae ATCC BAA-474 genome:
TTATGGTTTATGGCTTGTTTACGCAGCCGGATTAAACTACATGCTTTTAGCAGCAGTTATATATGCTATTGGTATTCCATTCTTCATGAAAGCTAGAAAAGAATTTGACCCTAGTAACCCTGAATTCAATAAAGAAGAAAGAATTTTCTCTATTGTTTTATTCATATTAGGAATTTTAGGACTGATATATTTAATCATGAACTATAAAGCTTTATTAGGTTAATGAAAAGAGATGAGTATGATGAATAGTCAAATAACAAGTAAAGTTCTAATGATTAAACCTGTTAAGTTTTATTACAATGCACAAACTGCAGTTAATAATGCTTATCAAAAAAATCTTGAAGAAAATCCAGAACTTGTAGAAAAAAAAGCATTAGACGAGTTCGATGCTCTTGTTAATAAAATGAAAAGTGTTGAAATTGAAGTGGACGTTATTCAAGATACGTCCACTCCATATACACCTGATAGTATTTTTCCAAATAACTGGTTTAGTTCTCACAAAAATAATACTCTTATTATTTATCCTATGTTTGCTGAAAACAGACGACTAGAACGAACTAAATTTCTTCCAAATTTAAAAAAACTTTTTTTAAACGAAACTATAAATATTATAGATTTAACATCTTTTGAAAAAGAAAATAAATTTTTGGAAGGAACAGGAGCTTTAGTTTTAGATAGAATCAATAAAATTGCTTATTGTTCTCTCTCTCCTAGAGCAAATGAAGATGTTTTAGATGAATTTTGCAAACTAACTAACTATAAATCATTAAAGTTTCACTCT
Encoded proteins:
- the ctlX gene encoding citrulline utilization hydrolase CtlX encodes the protein MNSQITSKVLMIKPVKFYYNAQTAVNNAYQKNLEENPELVEKKALDEFDALVNKMKSVEIEVDVIQDTSTPYTPDSIFPNNWFSSHKNNTLIIYPMFAENRRLERTKFLPNLKKLFLNETINIIDLTSFEKENKFLEGTGALVLDRINKIAYCSLSPRANEDVLDEFCKLTNYKSLKFHSAQNFNNISTPIYHTNVMMGVTENFVVVCLESISNLKERDALKNSILNSKKEIIDISLNQVLKFCGNVLELKNSHGKRYTLMSKSAFEGFTKEQIDVIKKSSEIIYSDISTIETYGGGSVRCMIAELF